A genomic window from Salvia hispanica cultivar TCC Black 2014 chromosome 5, UniMelb_Shisp_WGS_1.0, whole genome shotgun sequence includes:
- the LOC125189310 gene encoding uncharacterized protein LOC125189310 → MNPDDYDLSTSDACRRALTQAFFDAVNEAAAECLAQMQREQAVAEEVAAAVARVPCSIRRRTYVPREQDVAHERLFADYFSENSRWGPNVFRRRFRMSRNLFLRIVHTLEGRDEYFQYREDGIGRHRSYAIAEVHGCDPPVGLRHNNGYVLRVPSRRGDKAAANVSRTFLHVFLGMLGNIDCMHRQWKNRPTAWRGQFTSGYKGSPYDDPGSRR, encoded by the exons atgaatcccgacgACTACGATTTGAGTACATCGGATGCCTGCAGACGGGCCTTGACTCAAGCCTTTTTCGATGCCGTTAATGAAGCCGCGGCGGAATGCTTGGCACAAATGCAGCGGGAGCAGGCAGTGGCGGAGgaggtggcggcggcggtggcgcgGGTCCCTTGCTCGATACGACGTCGGACGTATGTCCCGCGCGAGCAGGATGTAGCGCACGAACGTCTGTTCGCAGATTATTTTTCCGAGAATTCAAGGTGGGGCCCGAATGTTTTTCGCCGACGTTTTAGAATGAGCCGAAATCTTTTTCTCCGCATTGTGCACACGTTGGAAGGACGTGATGAGTACTTCCAGTATCGGGAAGACGGGATCGGCAGACACCGGTCTTACGCCATTGCagaagtgcacggttgcgatccgccagttggcctacggcacAACAACGGATATGTTCTACGAGTACCTTCACGTCGGGGAGACAAAGCGGCCGCGAATGTCTCAAGAACTTTTT TGCACGTTTTCCTTGGGATGCTAGGGAACATCGACTGTATGCACCGGCAGTGGAAGAACCGCCCGACGGCGtggagaggccaatttacTAGTGGCTACAAGGGCAGCCCCTACGATGATCCAGGAAGCCGTCGCTGA
- the LOC125189054 gene encoding SWI/SNF complex component SNF12 homolog isoform X1, translating to MNQHNPNSNNNLIRGNISFANAGGVQMQVQRPMQISMSNNQQQIPHQPHVQHAGRPYFAGHFQLSEGQPQTFVQAQPGQVQAPAQILASPQGNANISISSPPMSTPGSGAAGTGKRLHKPPSRPSGGSSGQGTASPMKTMELAPAVRRGKRKLPDKVIPEKIAAIIPECALYSQLLEFEARVDAALARKKIDIMESLKNPVRVQKVLRIYVFNTFAKQTDISTDKENSEPPSWSLRLIGQILEDGKDPIVEGQIEKPKCSYPKLSSFFKKITIYLDQNLYPENHVILWESSRSPALREGFEVKRKGDKEFTAIIRLEMNHEPERFKLSSALQEVLGIEVETRPRIMAALWHYVKMKKLQIPGEASFFMCDPPLRKVFGEDKLKFSTVPQKITPHITPPGPIHLEHRVKLSEDGPSGNTCYDVLVDVPLSLEGKKDFLTSLEQNKTIDSCEEDISSALKKIHEHCRRRAFFLGFSQSPAEFINTLITSQARDLKVASADAGRDVEKERRAEFYDQPWTEDAVIRYLNRKPAVGNEAAGNK from the exons ATGAACCAGCATAATCCAAACAGCAATAACAATCTGATTAGAGGAAATATAAGTTTTGCAAATGCAGGGGGGGTTCAAATGCAAGTGCAAAGGCCAATGCAAATATCCATGAGCAATAACCAACAACAGATACCCCATCAGCCTCATGTGCAACATGCGGGAAGGCCCTATTTCGCAGGACATTTCCAACTATCTGAAGGTCAGCCTCAGACATTTGTCCAAGCCCAGCCTGGGCAAGTTCAAGCTCCTGCGCAAATCTTGGCCTCACCCCAGGGAAATGCTAACATTAGCATCTCATCTCCTCCCATGTCCACACCGGGTTCTGGTGCAGCTGGAACGGGCAAGCGCCTTCATAAGCCTCCTTCTCGGCCTTCTGGGGGATCCTCTGGCCAGGGCACTGCTTCTCCTATGAAAACTATGGAATTGGCCCCTGCTGTGCGTAGAGGGAAGCGGAAGCTTCCTGATAAAGTAATTCCAGAAAAAATTGCAGCTATAATTCCAGAATGTGCTCTTTACAGTCAATTGCTAGAATTTGAGGCTCGTGTGGATGCTGCACTTGCAAGAAAGAAGATTGACATCATGGAATCTTTGAAAAACCCTGTCCGGGTTCAAAAGGTTCTTAGGATATATGTCTTCAATACTTTTGCTAAGCAAACAGATATAAGTACAGATAAGGAAAATTCTGAGCCACCTTCATGGTCCCTTAGGCTAATTGGACAAATTTTAGAGGATGGCAAGGATCCTATTGTGGAAGGGCAGATTGAGAAACCAAAGTGTTCATATCCAAAGTTATCATCTTTCTTTAAGAAAATCACGATATACTTGGATCAGAATCTATATCCTGAAAATCATGTGATCTTATGGGAGAGTTCTCGATCACCAGCGCTCCGTGAAGGTTTTGAGGTGAAGAGAAAAGGCGACAAGGAGTTCACAGCAATTATTAGATTGGAGATGAATCATGAGCCTGAAAGATTTAAATTGTCTTCAGCACTGCAGGAAGTTCTTGGAATTGAGGTGGAGACACGTCCCAGAATAATGGCAGCACTTTGGCATTATGTAAAGATGAAAAAGTTGCAAATTCCTGGTGAAGCTTCCTTCTTCATGTGTGATCCACCACTAAGGAAGGTTTTTGGTGAAGATAAATTGAAATTCTCCACGGTTCCTCAGAAGATTACTCCACACATCACTCCACCTGGGCCCATACATTTGGAACATAGGGTGAAGCTTTCTGAGGATGGTCCATCTGGAAATACTTGTTATGATGTACTGGTTGACGTTCCATTGTCACTGGAGGGTAAAAAGGATTTTTTGACTAGTTTAgagcaaaacaaaacaattgaTTCCTGTGAAGAAGATATTTCTTCTGCATTGAAGAAGATACACGAGCATTGTCGCCGGCGTGCTTTCTTTCTTGGATTTAGTCAGTCGCCTGCAGAGTTCATTAATACCTTAATAACTTCTCAAGCCAGGGATTTAAAAGTTGCTTCTGCTGATGCTGGTCGTGATGTGGAGAAAGAGCGTCGGGCAGAATTCTATGATCAACCATG GACTGAGGATGCTGTTATCCGGTACTTAAATCGCAAGCCTGCAGTTGGAAATGAAGCAGCTGGAAACAAGTAG
- the LOC125187069 gene encoding cytochrome P450 94B3-like, with product MTLSLLLLFPALGFLILSLLSKKLNPPSLACLISFYQNRHRLLSWYTELLSASENQTIVVHRLGAPRTIITANPDNVEYMLKSNFANFPKGKPFTELLGDFLGLGIFNVDGHMWSLQRKLASHEFSTNSLRDFTVQVLADEVAGRLIPILQNAAERNSVLDMQEVLRRFAFDTICQVSLGMDPSCLDMSRPVLPLSAAFDSASEISAMRGAAPVFAVWKLKRALNLGPEKDLKDAVKIVRGCVDEMILRKKEMMEDKRGGGGGGDLLSRFLGAGMESEMVRDMVISFLMAGRDTTSAALTWLFWLLTNHRDFEQRAVEEVKIGTDLGYNDLKEMNFIKACLCETMRLYPPVVWDSKHAANDDVLPDGTPVFRGNRVTYFPYGMGRMEALWGKDRLEFRPDRWLDETGAVKMVSPYKFPVFQAGPRVCLGKEMAFIQMKYVVASVLRRFELVPVRDEPPVYVPQLTAYMAGGFSVRVRRRGNVM from the coding sequence atgactctctctctcctcctcctcttccccGCCCTAGGGTTTCTCATCCTCTCCCTCCTCTCCAAGAAACTCAACCCCCCTAGCCTCGCCTGCCTCATCTCCTTCTACCAAAACCGGCACCGCTTGCTCAGCTGGTACACCGAGCTTCTCTCGGCGTCGGAGAATCAGACCATCGTGGTCCACCGCCTGGGCGCGCCGCGAACGATCATCACCGCGAATCCGGACAACGTGGAATACATGCTGAAGAGCAACTTCGCCAACTTCCCAAAGGGAAAGCCCTTCACCGAACTGCTCGGCGACTTCCTCGGCCTCGGGATTTTCAACGTCGACGGCCACATGTGGTCCCTCCAGCGCAAGCTCGCCAGCCACGAGTTCAGCACCAATTCTCTCCGCGATTTCACGGTCCAAGTCCTCGCCGATGAGGTCGCCGGGAGGCTCATCCCGATCCTCCAAAATGCTGCTGAGAGAAATTCCGTTTTGGACATGCAGGAGGTGTTGCGCCGCTTCGCTTTCGACACTATCTGCCAGGTCTCTCTCGGGATGGATCCTTCCTGCCTCGACATGTCTCGCCCGGTGCTGCCGCTCTCGGCCGCGTTTGATTCGGCGTCCGAGATTTCTGCTATGAGAGGGGCGGCGCCGGTTTTCGCGGTGTGGAAGCTGAAGCGGGCGCTGAATTTGGGGCCGGAGAAGGATCTCAAGGATGCTGTGAAGATCGTCCGCGGCTGCGTTGATGAGATGATTCTACGCAAGAAGGAGATGATGGAGGACaaaagaggaggaggaggaggaggtgaTCTTTTGTCGAGGTTTTTGGGGGCGGGGATGGAGAGCGAGATGGTGAGGGATATGGTGATAAGCTTTCTCATGGCGGGGAGGGACACCACCTCCGCAGCGCTCACGTGGCTTTTCTGGCTGCTGACCAACCACCGCGACTTCGAGCAGAGAGCGGTGGAGGAGGTCAAAATTGGTACTGATCTAGGATATAATGATTTGAAGGAGATGAATTTCATCAAGGCTTGTTTGTGTGAGACCATGAGGCTCTACCCGCCGGTGGTGTGGGACTCCAAGCATGCGGCTAACGACGACGTTTTGCCTGATGGCACGCCGGTTTTCCGGGGGAACCGGGTTACCTATTTCCCGTACGGGATGGGGCGGATGGAGGCGCTGTGGGGGAAGGATCGGCTCGAGTTTAGACCGGATCGGTGGCTAGATGAGACCGGGGCGGTTAAGATGGTCAGCCCGTATAAGTTTCCGGTTTTCCAGGCCGGTCCGAGGGTGTGCCTTGGGAAGGAAATGGCGTTTATTCAGATGAAATATGTGGTGGCGTCGGTTCTCCGCCGGTTCGAGCTGGTTCCGGTTCGGGATGAGCCGCCGGTTTATGTGCCCCAGCTCACGGCATACATGGCCGGCGGGTTCAGTGTTAGGGTTCGCCGGAGAGGGAATGTGATGTAG
- the LOC125189054 gene encoding SWI/SNF complex component SNF12 homolog isoform X2, translated as MQVQRPMQISMSNNQQQIPHQPHVQHAGRPYFAGHFQLSEGQPQTFVQAQPGQVQAPAQILASPQGNANISISSPPMSTPGSGAAGTGKRLHKPPSRPSGGSSGQGTASPMKTMELAPAVRRGKRKLPDKVIPEKIAAIIPECALYSQLLEFEARVDAALARKKIDIMESLKNPVRVQKVLRIYVFNTFAKQTDISTDKENSEPPSWSLRLIGQILEDGKDPIVEGQIEKPKCSYPKLSSFFKKITIYLDQNLYPENHVILWESSRSPALREGFEVKRKGDKEFTAIIRLEMNHEPERFKLSSALQEVLGIEVETRPRIMAALWHYVKMKKLQIPGEASFFMCDPPLRKVFGEDKLKFSTVPQKITPHITPPGPIHLEHRVKLSEDGPSGNTCYDVLVDVPLSLEGKKDFLTSLEQNKTIDSCEEDISSALKKIHEHCRRRAFFLGFSQSPAEFINTLITSQARDLKVASADAGRDVEKERRAEFYDQPWTEDAVIRYLNRKPAVGNEAAGNK; from the exons ATGCAAGTGCAAAGGCCAATGCAAATATCCATGAGCAATAACCAACAACAGATACCCCATCAGCCTCATGTGCAACATGCGGGAAGGCCCTATTTCGCAGGACATTTCCAACTATCTGAAGGTCAGCCTCAGACATTTGTCCAAGCCCAGCCTGGGCAAGTTCAAGCTCCTGCGCAAATCTTGGCCTCACCCCAGGGAAATGCTAACATTAGCATCTCATCTCCTCCCATGTCCACACCGGGTTCTGGTGCAGCTGGAACGGGCAAGCGCCTTCATAAGCCTCCTTCTCGGCCTTCTGGGGGATCCTCTGGCCAGGGCACTGCTTCTCCTATGAAAACTATGGAATTGGCCCCTGCTGTGCGTAGAGGGAAGCGGAAGCTTCCTGATAAAGTAATTCCAGAAAAAATTGCAGCTATAATTCCAGAATGTGCTCTTTACAGTCAATTGCTAGAATTTGAGGCTCGTGTGGATGCTGCACTTGCAAGAAAGAAGATTGACATCATGGAATCTTTGAAAAACCCTGTCCGGGTTCAAAAGGTTCTTAGGATATATGTCTTCAATACTTTTGCTAAGCAAACAGATATAAGTACAGATAAGGAAAATTCTGAGCCACCTTCATGGTCCCTTAGGCTAATTGGACAAATTTTAGAGGATGGCAAGGATCCTATTGTGGAAGGGCAGATTGAGAAACCAAAGTGTTCATATCCAAAGTTATCATCTTTCTTTAAGAAAATCACGATATACTTGGATCAGAATCTATATCCTGAAAATCATGTGATCTTATGGGAGAGTTCTCGATCACCAGCGCTCCGTGAAGGTTTTGAGGTGAAGAGAAAAGGCGACAAGGAGTTCACAGCAATTATTAGATTGGAGATGAATCATGAGCCTGAAAGATTTAAATTGTCTTCAGCACTGCAGGAAGTTCTTGGAATTGAGGTGGAGACACGTCCCAGAATAATGGCAGCACTTTGGCATTATGTAAAGATGAAAAAGTTGCAAATTCCTGGTGAAGCTTCCTTCTTCATGTGTGATCCACCACTAAGGAAGGTTTTTGGTGAAGATAAATTGAAATTCTCCACGGTTCCTCAGAAGATTACTCCACACATCACTCCACCTGGGCCCATACATTTGGAACATAGGGTGAAGCTTTCTGAGGATGGTCCATCTGGAAATACTTGTTATGATGTACTGGTTGACGTTCCATTGTCACTGGAGGGTAAAAAGGATTTTTTGACTAGTTTAgagcaaaacaaaacaattgaTTCCTGTGAAGAAGATATTTCTTCTGCATTGAAGAAGATACACGAGCATTGTCGCCGGCGTGCTTTCTTTCTTGGATTTAGTCAGTCGCCTGCAGAGTTCATTAATACCTTAATAACTTCTCAAGCCAGGGATTTAAAAGTTGCTTCTGCTGATGCTGGTCGTGATGTGGAGAAAGAGCGTCGGGCAGAATTCTATGATCAACCATG GACTGAGGATGCTGTTATCCGGTACTTAAATCGCAAGCCTGCAGTTGGAAATGAAGCAGCTGGAAACAAGTAG